A region from the Manihot esculenta cultivar AM560-2 chromosome 13, M.esculenta_v8, whole genome shotgun sequence genome encodes:
- the LOC110629301 gene encoding protein JINGUBANG, with protein sequence MKGSMLEGGKAAARFFSGERGMVPGLGHGRRNKNSSVGDCSSILSTNGSSQGFSFFEFDVASSAINNNDVSPSSPFRNYPWPPQPQVNRDCQDKDEDYWNNDDDQCKSPNVLMGSLIREEGHICSLATSGDLLYTGSDGKKIRVWKNRKEISGFRWNTGFVKAILISEDRIFTGHQDGKIRLWKLSSENPCIHKRVGTLPKFKDHVKSSMKPIKRNRSMVWLKKVDAISCLSLSEDKTLLYSASRGKSFKVWRISDSKCLETVAGHRDAVNSIVSGFDGLVFTGSEDGSIKVWRREMMGKGTKHFYSQTLLKQESAITTLAVNPEATVIYGGSSEGLVNFWERKMNLSHGGVLRGHTSAVLCLITAGSLVFSGSEDTGICVWRRLGRDHICLSLLSGHTGPVKCLAAEKDDTSQETTWILYSGSLDKSVKLWRVSENAPPVAWNGCANAMPISLPPARSSDCSRRKHTRY encoded by the coding sequence ATGAAGGGCTCGATGCTGGAGGGCGGAAAGGCAGCAGCTCGGTTTTTCTCTGGGGAAAGAGGCATGGTCCCTGGCCTTGGTCATGGCCGCAGAAACAAAAACTCCAGTGTTGGTGATTGTTCTTCCATTTTAAGCACGAATGGAAGTTCTCAAGGTTTTTCTTTCTTCGAGTTTGACGTAGCTTCTTCTGCCATTAATAATAACGACGTCTCCCCTTCTTCTCCGTTTAGAAATTATCCATGGCCTCCTCAGCCTCAGGTGAACCGAGACTGTCaagataaagatgaagattATTGGAATAATGATGATGATCAATGTAAATCTCCTAATGTGCTTATGGGATCATTGATACGTGAAGAGGGACATATATGCTCATTGGCCACGTCTGGTGATCTTTTGTATACGGGTTCTGATGGCAAGAAAATTCGAGTGTGGAAAAACCGGAAGGAGATTTCTGGGTTTAGATGGAATACTGGGTTTGTTAAAGCAATTTTAATATCTGAAGATAGAATATTCACAGGGCATCAAGATGGGAAAATAAGGTTATGGAAATTATCGTCAGAAAATCCATGCATTCACAAGCGAGTTGGGACTCTACCAAAATTTAAAGATCATGTCAAGAGCTCAATGAAACCCATTAAACGCAACAGAAGCATGGTTTGGCTCAAGAAAGTTGATGCCATTTCATGTCTTAGCTTAAGCGAAGATAAGACACTTCTTTACTCTGCGTCACGGGGCAAATCATTCAAAGTGTGGAGAATTTCAGACTCAAAATGCCTCGAAACCGTCGCAGGTCACAGGGATGCAGTGAACTCCATTGTATCAGGATTTGATGGTTTGGTATTTACAGGCTCAGAAGATGGAAGCATCAAAGTTTGGAGAAGAGAAATGATGGGGAAAGGAACAAAGCACTTCTATTCTCAAACGTTATTGAAACAAGAAAGTGCAATTACTACGCTCGCTGTAAACCCTGAAGCCACCGTTATCTACGGTGGTTCATCAGAAGGGCTCGTTAACTTCTGGGAAAGGAAAATGAATCTCTCCCATGGCGGCGTTTTAAGAGGGCACACGTCGGCGGTTCTGTGTTTAATCACAGCAGGGAGCCTTGTGTTTAGTGGGTCAGAGGATACAGGAATATGCGTGTGGAGAAGATTAGGAAGAGACCATATATGCTTGTCATTGTTAAGTGGGCATACAGGGCCTGTTAAGTGTTTGGCAGCCGAGAAAGATGATACATCACAAGAGACCACATGGATTTTGTATAGTGGAAGTCTTGATAAGTCTGTGAAGCTATGGCGGGTGTCTGAAAATGCTCCTCCGGTGGCTTGGAATGGGTGTGCTAATGCCATGCCGATTTCGCTGCCGCCTGCTCGAAGCTCTGATTGTAGCAGAAGGAAGCATACAAGGTATTAG
- the LOC110630023 gene encoding extra-large guanine nucleotide-binding protein 1, with translation MTLETEDGVHYSFALEYNGPPLPYDLPRAVPINVNKIPVASVVSQLSLPDKLSLPVVKPLLPADPGKNLSKELKSAVPQKEPGSEEAATTVSPTSVIDRATESNQDCGLSGELTSSGALEFSTERCGSSSISKELSTELLNGGRSSSAIEFSDSFDNKSRDSTSRLRVSNELSQDWASSESVLSIDYPSSRVSSLKPSGECHSHNEGNEDGRRARFVAFCDVDSDSGVGVGGDDSEEFGEEEPRFVRVRREPQSKGKKGTCYRCFKGNRFTEKEVCLVCDAKYCSICVLRAMGSMPEGRKCVTCIGYPIDESKRGNLGKCSRMLKRLLNDLEIRQIMKAEKLCEANQLPPEYVCVNGMPLSHEELVVLQACPNPPKKLKPGHYWYDKVSGLWGKEGQKPSQIISPHLNVGGPINVNASNGNTQVYINGREITKVELRMLQLAGVQCAGNPHFWVNEDGSYQEEGQKNTKGYIWGKAGMKLVCTFLSLPVPSKSSNSCGEQVNSMMSKSVPDYLEQRTLLKILLVGYSGSGTSTIFKQAKILYKPVPFTEDERENIKMTIQSNVYRYLGILLEGRDRFEEESLAENKEQCSDEADPTGSSNSVKCKTIYAIGPRLKAFSDWLLKIMAAGNLEVIFPAATREYAPLVEELWKDRAIQATYNRKNELEMLPSVASYFLERAVDVLRTDYEPSDLDILYAEGVTSSNGLSCMDFSFPQSALDDKFDTDDPHDSLLRYQLISLHARGLGENCKWLEMFEDVGMVIFCVALSDYDQYTIDVNGCSTNMMMMSRRFFESIVTHPTFEHMDFLLLLNKFDLLEEKIERVPLTRCEWFDDFHPVISQHKSSSNSNSINSNPSLGQLVFHYVAVKFKKLYASLTGKKLYVSSVKGLEPDSVDAALKYAREILKWEEERPNFSLSEYSFYSTEASSYSP, from the exons ATGACACTGGAGACCGAAGATGGGGTTCACTACTCCTTCGCATTGGAGTATAATGGCCCGCCGTTACCTTACGACCTCCCACGCGCTGTTCCGATTAACGTCAACAAAATTCCGGTTGCCTCCGTCGTATCTCAGCTTTCTCTGCCGGATAAACTATCTTTGCCTGTCGTTAAACCACTGTTACCTGCCGATCCAGGTAAAAACTTATCTAAAGAGCTAAAATCTGCTGTCCCTCAAAAAGAGCCGGGGTCCGAAGAAGCAGCGACAACTGTGTCTCCAACTTCAGTCATCGATAGAGCCACTGAAAGTAACCAGGATTGCGGGTTGTCCGGCGAGCTGACTAGCTCAGGTGCACTGGAGTTCTCCACTGAGCGTTGTGGGTCGTCTTCTATTAGCAAGGAGCTTTCTACCGAGTTGCTAAATGGGGGCAGGAGCTCCAGTGCTATAGAGTTCTCTGATAGTTTTGATAATAAATCGCGGGACAGTACATCGAGATTGAGGGTTTCTAATGAATTAAGTCAGGACTGGGCTTCAAGTGAGTCAGTTTTGAGCATTGATTACCCATCTTCGCGGGTTTCTAGTCTTAAACCTTCTGGGGAGTGTCATAGTCATAATGAGGGAAATGAGGATGGTAGGCGAGCCCGGTTTGTTGCTTTTTGTGATGTTGATTCAGATAGTGGTGTTGGTGTTGGTGGTGACGATAGTGAAGAGTTTGGCGAGGAGGAGCCCAGATTTGTGCGGGTTAGGAGAGAACCGCAGAGTAAAGGGAAGAAAGGGACTTGTTATAGGTGTTTTAAGGGGAATAGGTTTACTGAGAAGGAAGTTTGCCTTGTTTGCGATGCCAAGTATTGTAGTATTTGTGTGCTTAGAGCTATGGGGTCGATGCCGGAAGGAAGGAAATGTGTTACTTGTATTGGGTATCCCATTGATGAATCGAAAAGAGGGAACTTGGGTAAGTGTTCGAGAATGCTTAAGCGATTGCTGAATGATTTGGAGATTAGACAGATAATGAAGGCTGAGAAGTTGTGCGAGGCAAACCAGCTGCCCCCGGAGTATGTTTGTGTTAATGGAATGCCCCTTTCCCATGAGGAGTTGGTTGTTTTGCAGGCATGTCCGAACCCACCAAAGAAGTTGAAACCCGGACACTATTGGTATGATAAAGTGTCTGGTCTTTGGGGAAAG gAAGGGCAGAAGCCTTCCCAGATCATAAGTCCCCATTTGAATGTTGGGGGTCCCATTAACGTAAATGCTAGCAATGGAAACACACAAGTGTACATAAATGGCCGAGAGATCACAAAAGTAGAGCTTAGGATGTTGCAG CTGGCTGGAGTTCAGTGTGCTGGCAACCCACATTTTTGGGTGAATGAGGATGGATCATACCAAGAAGAGGGGCAGAAGAACACTAAAGGTTACATTTGGGGCAAG GCGGGAATGAAGCTTGTCTGTACCTTCTTATCACTTCCTGTTCCCTCTAAATCTTCAAATTCTTGTGGAGAACAAGTTAACAGTATGATGAGCAAAAGTGTCCCAGACTACCTTGAGCAAAGAACGCTTCTGAAGATTCTCCTAGTTGGATACAGCGGATCAGGGACAAGTACTATTTTTAAGCAG gcCAAGATACTTTACAAACCTGTTCCTTTCACAGAGGATGAGcgtgaaaatattaaaatgacaATTCAGAGCAATGTGTATCGTTATCTTGGTATACTTCTTGAGGGACGTGATCGTTTTGAAGAAGAAAGTTTGGCTGAAAATAAAGAGCAATGTTCTGATGAAGCTGACCCCACTG GGAGTAGCAATAGCGTCAAATGCAAAACTATCTATGCTATCGGTCCAAGGCTTAAAGCATTCTCGGATTGGCTTCTGAAGATAATGGCGGCAGGAAATTTGGAAGTGATTTTTCCAGCAGCTACTCGTGAATATGCGCCATTAGTAGAAGAGTTGTGGAAGGATCGTGCCATTCAGGCTACATACAACCGGAAAAATGAACTGGAAATGCTACCTAGTGTTGCTAGTTACTTTTTAGAAAGG GCTGTTGATGTATTGAGAACAGACTATGAACCCTCAGATTTGGATATCCTGTATGCTGAGGGTGTTACTTCATCAAATGGGCTTTCTTGTATGGACTTCTCATTTCCCCAGTCAGCACTTGATGATAAATTTGACACTGATGATCCTCATGATTCTCTTCTCAG ATACCAACTGATTAGTTTACATGCACGAGGCCTTGGAGAGAACTGCAAGTGGCTTGAGATGTTTGAAGATGTTGGGATGGTCATTTTCTGTGTTGCATTGAGTGACTATGACCAATATACAATTGATGTCAATGGGTGCTCTACTAACATGATGATGATGAGCAGGAGATTCTTTGAGAGTATTGTTACTCATCCCACTTTTGAGCATATGGATTTTCTTTTGTTACTGAACAAATTTGATTTATTGGAGGAAAAGATTGAACGTGTTCCATTGACTCGGTGTGAATGGTTTGATGATTTCCATCCTGTGATCAGCCAACATAAATCTAGCAGCAACAGCAATAGCATCAATAGTAACCCTTCACTCGGTCAGTTGGTTTTCCACTACGTTGCAGTCAAGTTCAAGAAGCTTTATGCTTCACTCACGGGAAAGAAGTTGTATGTTTCTTCGGTCAAGGGGCTGGAACCTGATAGTGTCGATGCAGCTCTTAAATATGCAAGAGAGATTTTGAAGTGGGAAGAAGAAAGACCCAACTTCAGCCTGAGCGAATATTCATTTTATAGCACCGAGGCAAGCTCCTATTCCCCTTAA